The Mytilus trossulus isolate FHL-02 chromosome 13, PNRI_Mtr1.1.1.hap1, whole genome shotgun sequence genome has a segment encoding these proteins:
- the LOC134694580 gene encoding chitin synthase chs-2-like isoform X2 produces the protein MELTVSSAEVWTPVRLRKIYAGLETAPVKDIDGTLINRHITLPEMQEDRYTSTQTLVQKDKKEPMPNGVINPAFDGSMDPVNIDGNASWSDTSSDNMKIGGDSRASTLTRNIEAAAIEEEQQSQTENKYNTYPPKYVQHKDPIIDRPEVKLPTNNSKWDVFRVTSRDKDSGIEDDYISIFRKIVKVITSIFLSIFIILMTMLSKSTLLLITSNVYKNVTLDCETSRSKEGIAIVTKCRRVPPDLPQREKYQLSQNVEVRWLWALFVVITTPYLFTFCKTLWRICFKKTRQPTLAVLGIVLVVETLHSVGICIFAFYVLPTIDSIRGLFLCFGVAVVPSLLKLFDCQGERGRKFYIVMADIVALIFQISVLTLWPVISILRGEKTAESWGILLSLILISLGWWENYVNKYTKLGKLGDKLKELKKNIRRMRTKIYAVVSAWKIILTLLLMTALMSTFKSSCLSVLFFHGNNNATDCPHMVYPLYVSNVQGASYYNDPFWTAILQIFACLLCYTLSKTACKIMLQVASFSLPLMLVAPIMAGVFMSDCESWKSGSQTNSIMPDYLQWTCDLHGISYDFLEKLISVYYLPVVIGWWLSFMWVTFHIWIPRVERLVQTERLFVQPLYCGVFLEQSLMLNRRRDDRDRDFRGSGKTKLKFMPDSPLAKTEAGYFDYNRPSVRKNPTPRIYVCATMWHETEREMKQILQSLFRLDNDQCARKNAQKFFDVVDPDYYEFEAHIFFDDAFEPHDDDEYEYHVNSFVKQFMRVLDTAASKVHNVNIKLPPPTKYPTPYGGRLEWTLPGNNKLSAHLKDKVKVRHKKRWSQVMYMYYLLGFKLLSEPLDSKRKQTLADNTYILALDGDVDFKPSAVQLLVDRMKKNEKVGAACGRIHPIGTGPMIWYQKFEYAVSHWLQKSTEHMIGCVLCSPGCFSLFRASALMDDNVMRKYTSVSTEARHYVQFDQGEDRWLCTLLLQQGYRVEYSAAADALTYAPEGFDEFYNQRRRWSPSTMANILDLLGDWKNVMRLNENISGLYIAYQLLLFLSSMVTPATIFLLVVGALNSAFKINLITSLCINLVPLLLFLISCFTVQSKWQLLFAGILSLIYALVMMVVVVGLGLEMKLEGICSPTTIFMIFIVGIFIISAILHPQEFYCLLHGALYFLLIPSMSMLLMIYSICNLHVVSWGTRENAIAAQPDKPKTKKQDSKIASILNKFADNKNEETSSYAFSFGNLFKCLCCPKEPVNTVESKFAEVLASIENLEQKIVKQQPNDVNKPEAEEMIRKASEKKEVEAGVRYNPIFQQKALPHEADTPYWIHDPDIGHGNIRYINKEEKHFWKELIRQYLYPLQSDAQQQKKMQTDLIQLRNKASLMFFMLNALFVIIIFSLQYSNAITGAGLTIPLPCKDTEGKYLKLEPISMFFMAVFGIALLIQFISMIFHRLGTFLHIMASTEVNCMRPNQNEVASMDITSKVQLVKEMQRFEDDEDARSISTIGSDGEEDSSVTMDDSPKVKRKKTIKKLLRNKRRDKPVSGNLGGKFLKNFLDLANDLEKEGSKKETSVKEETGRKRSRGSRKRSKKALKAIELLEQNKENKESILTKAEAIKDKWQKLAKSARPESSGSGDKWGSLLRSVIHGQSRTSLNTISEDDKRSSWFRSIGKKMKRTNSDFSLSDLGSWSNRNRYAEPILNIISDELEPVDMEVGATSKNIPASKPADTCTNETRAIIERKTEQKNENIYDTADFIPSEVNSDSESDSDISGMKSDSTSKSDSSQPQMSIQLQDIKMKSSETNDIGEQKGDTQL, from the exons ATGGAATTAACAGTATCGTCTGCTGAAGTCTGGACACCAGTACGTTTGAGGAAAATTTATGCCGGTCTT gAAACTGCCCCTGTCAAAGATATTGATGGTACACTAATCAACAGACATATTACGTTACCAGAAATGCAGGAAGATCGTTATACTAGCACTCAAACACTTGTTCAGAAAGACAAAAAAGAG CCTATGCCAAATGGTGTCATAAACCCAGCGTTTGACGGTTCAATGGATCCGGTAAACATCGACGGAAATGCCTCCTGGAGCGACACCAGTAGTGACAACATGAAAATAGGAGGAGATTCAAGGGCATCAACTCTTACTAGAAATATTGAAGCAGCAGCCATTGAGGAAGAACAGCAATCTCAGACCGAAAATAAGTACAACACTTATCCTCCTAAATATGTACA acacAAAGATCCAATTATAGACAGACCCGAGGTCAAACTGCCAACCAATAATTCAAAGTGGGATGTTTTTCGAGTTACATCTAGAGACAAAGACTCAGGCATAGAGGATGATTACATTAGCATCTTTAGAAAAATTGTCAAGGTCATCACAAgtatatttctttcaattttcatCATACTCATGACAATGCTCAGCAAAAGTACATTATTACTTATAACTTCAAACGTTTATAAGAATGTGACATTAGATTGTGAAACTTCTCGATCAAAAGAAGGCATTGCAATAGTAACAAAATGTCGACGTGTTCCGCCTGACCTACCGCAAAGAGAAAAGTATCAACTTTCACAGAATGTAGAAGTTCGATGGTTGTGGGCTTTGTTTGTTGTGATAACGACgccatatttgtttacattttgtaaaactttATGGAGGATATGTTTCAAGAAGACAAGACAGCCAACCCTTGCAGTTCTAGGAATA gttTTAGTTGTAGAAACCTTACATTCAGTTGGAATCTGTATCTTTGCGTTTTATGTGTTACCAACAATTGATTCGATACGAGGTCTCTTTCTATGCTTCGGTGTGGCTGTCGTTCCATCGTTACTGAAACTATTTGATTGTCAGGGTGAAAGAGGACGTAAGTTTTACATCGTAATGGCAGACATCGTCGCactaatatttcaaatatcggTTTTGACACTGTGGCCAGTAATTAGCATACTTCGTGGTGAGAAGACAGCTGAGAGTTGGGGTATTCTATTGTCTCTGATTCTTATATCGCTCGGTTGGTGGGAGAACTACgttaacaaatatacaaaacttgGAAAGCTTGGTGACAAGTTGAAGgaattgaagaaaaatattcGAAGAATGAGAACAAAAATTTACGCGGTTGTTAGCGCGTGGAAAATTATTCTAACATTGTTGTTGATGACTGCTCTTATGAGTACGTTCAAATCGTCGTGtctttcagttttattttttcatggaaATAATAATGCAACAGACTGCCCACATATGGTATATCCACTGTATGTTTCTAACGTTCAAGGAGCGAGTTACTACAACGACCCATTTTGGACCGCCATTTTACAGATTTTTGCTTGCCTTTTGTGTTACACACTTTCGAAAACTGCGTGTAAAATAATGCTACAAGTTGCGAGCTTTTCGTTACCGTTAATGCTGGTTGCACCAATAATGGCAGGTGTTTTTATGAGTGATTGTGAATCTTGGAAATCTGGGAGTCAGACGAATTCCATAATGCCAGATTATTTACAGTGGACATGCGATCTACATGGAATTTCTTATGATTTCCTGGAAAAGTTGATTTCAGTTTATTATCTTCCGGTAGTTATTGGATGGTGGTTGTCCTTTATGTGGGTGACATTTCACATCTGGATTCCAAGAGTTGAAAGGCTGGTTCAGACTGAAAG GCTGTTCGTACAACCTCTGTATTGTGGTGTATTCTTGGAACAGTCGTTGATGTTGAATCGGAGACGAGATGATAGGGACAGAGATTTTCGAGGATCTGGCAAG ACAAAATTGAAGTTTATGCCAGACAGTCCTTTGGCTAAAACTGAGGCCGGATATTTTGACTATAACAGACCTTCCGTAAGGAAAAATCCCACACCAAGGATATACGTATGTGCTACTATGTGGCACGAGACAGAGAGAGAAATGAAGCAGATTTTACAGTCTTTATTCAG ACTGGACAATGATCAATGTGCAAGAAAGAATGCACAGAAATTTTTCGATGTCGTTGATCCTGACTATTACGAATTTGAAG CACATATTTTCTTTGATGACGCATTTGAGCCACATGACGATGATGAGTACGAGTACCATGTGAATAgctttgtaaaacaattcatgcGGGTACTGGACACTGCAGCAAG CAAAGTACATAATGTAAACATAAAGCTTCCGCCTCCAACTAAATACCCGACACCTTATGGCGGCAGATTGGAATGGACCTTACCAGGAAATAATAAACTCAGTGCTCACCTCAAAGATAAAGTGAAAGTACGACACAAGAAAAGATGGAGCCAG gttatgtacatgtactatctACTTGGCTTCAAGCTCTTGTCAGAACCTCTAGATTCAAAACGTAAACAGACCCTTGCTGATAATACATACATACTAGCTTTAGATGGAGATGTCGATTTCAAACCTTCTGCTGTCCAATTACTTGTTGACAGAatgaagaaaaatgaaaaagtggGCGCGGCTTGTGGGCGTATTCATCCGATTGGAACAG gACCTATGATATGGTACCAGAAATTTGAATATGCTGTCAGTCATTGGCTACAAAAGTCTACTGAACACATGATTGGCTGTGTGTTGTGCAGCCCCGGATGTTTCTCCTTGTTTAGAGCCTCAGCTTTAATGGATGACAATGTCATGAGGAAATACACATCTGTCTCAACAGAAGCCAGGCATTATGTTCAGTTTGATCAAG GTGAAGATCGTTGGTTGTGTACTCTGTTGTTACAACAAGGATATAGAGTGGAATATTCCGCCGCGGCTGATGCTTTAACCTATGCACCGGAAGGATTCGACGAATTTTATAATCAAAGACGAAGATGGTCTCCATCTACGATGGCTAACATACTGGATCTTTTGGGCGATTGGAAAAATGTAATGAGGCTGAATGAAAACATTTCCGGTCTATATATAGCCTATCAACTGCTGCTATTTCTGTCGTCAATGGTTACACCTGCTACTATTTTCCTATTGGTTGTTGGTGCACTCAACTCAgcattcaaaattaatttgataacatcacTGTGTATAAACTTAGTTCCATTGCTTTTGTTTCTGATTTCTTGTTTCACAGTCCAAAGTAAATGGCAG CTTCTTTTTGCTGGGATACTGTCTCTGATCTATGCATTAGTGATGATGGTTGTTGTTGTTGGCCTCGGTTTGGAGATGAAACTTGAAGGAATTTGTTCACCCACCACAATCTTCATGATATTTATAGTCGgaatattcattatatctgcAATATTACATCCACAAGAATTTTACTGTTTGCTTCATGGAGCACTGTACTTCTTACTGATTCCAAGCATGTCTATGCTGTTAATGATTTACTCTATATGTAACTTGCATGTCGTTTCATGGGGTACCAGGGAAAATGCAATAGCAGCTCAGCCGGATAAACCAAAAACCAAAAAGCAGGACAGTAAAATTGCAtcgattttaaataaatttgcagataacaaaaatgaggaaaccAGTAGTTATGCCTTTTCCTTTGGGAATTTATTCAAGTGTTTGTGTTGTCCAAAGGAACCAGTTAATACAGTAGAATCTAAATTTGCAGAAGTACTTGCATCAATAGAAAATCTTGAgcagaaaattgttaaacaacAACCTAATGATGTGAACAAACCAGAAGCCGAGGAGATGATACGGAAAGCTAGTGAAAAGAAGGAAGTAGAAGCAGGCGTAAGAT ATAATccaatatttcaacaaaaagcGCTTCCCCATGAAGCCGATACGCCATATTGGATTCACGATCCTGATATTGGTCATGGAAACATTCGTTACATTAACAAAGAAGAGAAACACTTTTGGAAGGAGCTGATTCGCCAGTATTTATATCCTCTTCAATCTGATGCgcaacaacagaaaaaaatgcagaCAGATTTGatacaattaagaaataaagCAAGCCTGATGTTCTTTATGTTAAATGCCTTATTTGTCATCATCATCTTTAGTTTGCAGTATTCAAATGCTATCACTGGTGCTGGCCTCACCATTCCTCTTCCTTGTAAAGATACCGAAGGAAAATACTTGAAACTAGAACCTATTTCTATGTTTTTCATGGCTGTGTTTGGGATTGCGCTGCTTATTCAGTTTATATCGATGATATTTCACCGACTGGGTACATTTTTGCATATAATGGCGTCGACGGAAGTCAACTGTATGAGGCCGAATCAGAACGAGGTTGCATCAATGGATATTACAAGCAAAGTGCAACTTGTTAAGGAAATGCAAAGGTTTGAGGATGACGAAGATGCCCGCTCTATTTCAACGATAGGTAGCGATGGTGAAGAAGATAGCAGTGTGACAATGGATGATTCACCGAAAGTAAAACGAaagaaaaccattaaaaaaCTTCTGAGAAATAAACGCAGGGACAAGCCTGTCTCTGGAAATCTAGGtggaaaatttttgaaaaatttccttGATTTAGCCAACGATCTAGAAAAAGAAGGCAGTAAGAAAGAAACTTCTGTTAAGGAAGAAACAGGTCGCAAAAGGAGCAGAGGAAGCAGGAAGCGAAGTAAAAAAGCACTAAAAGCGATTGAACTATTggaacaaaataaagaaaataaagaaagtaTACTTACAAAAGCGGAAGCCATTAAAGACAAATGGCAAAAACTTGCTAAATCAGCTCGACCAGAAAGTTCTGGTTCAGGAGACAAATGGGGATCTCTTCTCAGATCCGTTATTCACGGTCAGTCCCGAACGAGCCTCAATACGATATCGGAAGATGATAAACGAAGTTCATGGTTCCGAAGTatagggaaaaaaatgaaaaggacaaatagCGACTTTTCTTTATCGGACCTTGGGTCTTGGTCGAATAGAAATAGATATGCTGAACCAATCTTAAATATAATTAGTGACGAATTAGAGCCAGTTGATATGGAAGTAGGTGCTACGTCAAAAAATATCCCAGCATCCAAACCTGCCGATACTTGTACAAATGAAACAAGGGCGATAATCGAACGTAAAACCGAGCAGAAAAATGAGAACATATACGATACAGCAGATTTTATTCCATCTGAAGTGAACAGTGACAGTGAATCAGATTCTGACATTTCTGGAATGAAGAGTGATTCAACTTCTAAATCAGACTCGTCACAACCCCAAATGTCAATTCAATTACAAGATATTAAAATGAAGTCTTCTGAAACCAATGACATTGGTGAACAAAAAGGTGATACACAACTATAA